A genomic window from Brassica oleracea var. oleracea cultivar TO1000 chromosome C8, BOL, whole genome shotgun sequence includes:
- the LOC106308229 gene encoding branched-chain-amino-acid aminotransferase 1, mitochondrial-like isoform X2, with protein MALRCLLKSPTTSSYISKICGFRMHGTKAVASVVEEHVSAMLSEDGEYADVDWDNLGFSLVPTDYMFATRSCKEGNFEQGCLSRYGNMELNPAAGILNYGQGLIEGMKAYRGEDGRVLMFRPELNAMRMKNGAERMCMHSPSVQQFMEGVKQTVLANKRWVPPPGKGSLYLRPLLFGSGASLGVSAASEYTFVVFGSPVQNYFKEGTAALNLYVEEVVPRAYIGGTGAVKAISNYGPVLDAMRRAKARGFSDVLYLDAETKKNIEEVSAANIFLVKGNTIVTPATNGTILRGIIRESVIEIALDLGYKVEERVVPVEEIKEAEEVFCTGTAAGIASVGSITFQNTRTEYKVGDGLVTQQLRSILVGIQTGSIQDTKHWILEID; from the exons ATGGCTCTTCGCTGCTTACTTAAATCTCCAACAACTTCCTCTTATATTTCTAAG ATCTGTGGATTTCGTATGCATGGGACCAAGGCAGTAGCTTCTGTTGTAGAAGAACATGTCTCAGCGATGCTGAG TGAGGATGGAGAGTATGCTGATGTAGACTGGGACAACCTCGGATTCAGTCTTGTACCAACAGATTACATGTTCGCCACAAGAAGTTGTAAAGAAGGAAACTTCGAACAAGGTTGCCTTAGCCGTTACGGCAACATGGAGCTCAACCCCGCTGCTGGAATTCTCAACTATGGCCAG GGACTAATAGAGGGGATGAAGGCGTACCGAGGAGAAGACGGTAGGGTTCTAATGTTTCGTCCAGAGCTAAACGCGATGCGTATGAAGAATGGAGCTGAGAGAATGTGTATGCATTCTCCTTCTGTCCAGCAGTTTATGGAAGGTGTCAAGCAGACCGTTCTCGCAAACAAACGTTGG GTTCCTCCTCCGGGAAAAGGCTCGTTGTATCTCAGACCGTTGTTGTTTGGAAGCGGAGCAAGCTTGGGTGTGTCTGCAGCATCAGAGTACACTTTTGTTGTGTTTGGCTCTCCTGTTCAAAACTATTTTAAG GAAGGCACAGCAGCCTTGAACCTCTACGTTGAGGAGGTGGTTCCACGCGCGTATATTGGAGGAACTGGTGCCGTTAAGGCCATTTCGAATTACGGTCCA GTGCTTGACGCGATGAGAAGAGCGAAAGCGAGAGGGTTTTCGGATGTATTGTATCTTGATGCAGAAACAAAGAAGAACATAGAAGAAGTTTCTGCTGCTAATATATTCCTTGTAAAG GGGAATACAATAGTAACTCCAGCTACAAATGGGACTATTCTCAGAGGGATCATACGAGAGAGCGTTATCGAAATTGCCCTTGATCTTGGTTATAAG GTGGAAGAACGAGTAGTTCCGGTAGAAGAAATAAAGGAAGCAGAAGAAGTTTTCTGCACCGGAACTGCCGCTGGAATTGCTTCTGTTGGAAGCATCACGTTTCAGAACACAAG GACTGAGTACAAAGTGGGAGATGGGCTAGTTACACAACAACTTCGATCTATTCTTGTCGGAATACAAACTGGTTCTATCCAAGACACTAAGCACTGGATTTTGGAAATTGACTAA
- the LOC106308229 gene encoding branched-chain-amino-acid aminotransferase 1, mitochondrial-like isoform X1, which translates to MALRCLLKSPTTSSYISKICGFRMHGTKAVASVVEEHVSAMLRSEREDGEYADVDWDNLGFSLVPTDYMFATRSCKEGNFEQGCLSRYGNMELNPAAGILNYGQGLIEGMKAYRGEDGRVLMFRPELNAMRMKNGAERMCMHSPSVQQFMEGVKQTVLANKRWVPPPGKGSLYLRPLLFGSGASLGVSAASEYTFVVFGSPVQNYFKEGTAALNLYVEEVVPRAYIGGTGAVKAISNYGPVLDAMRRAKARGFSDVLYLDAETKKNIEEVSAANIFLVKGNTIVTPATNGTILRGIIRESVIEIALDLGYKVEERVVPVEEIKEAEEVFCTGTAAGIASVGSITFQNTRTEYKVGDGLVTQQLRSILVGIQTGSIQDTKHWILEID; encoded by the exons ATGGCTCTTCGCTGCTTACTTAAATCTCCAACAACTTCCTCTTATATTTCTAAG ATCTGTGGATTTCGTATGCATGGGACCAAGGCAGTAGCTTCTGTTGTAGAAGAACATGTCTCAGCGATGCTGAGGTCAGAACG TGAGGATGGAGAGTATGCTGATGTAGACTGGGACAACCTCGGATTCAGTCTTGTACCAACAGATTACATGTTCGCCACAAGAAGTTGTAAAGAAGGAAACTTCGAACAAGGTTGCCTTAGCCGTTACGGCAACATGGAGCTCAACCCCGCTGCTGGAATTCTCAACTATGGCCAG GGACTAATAGAGGGGATGAAGGCGTACCGAGGAGAAGACGGTAGGGTTCTAATGTTTCGTCCAGAGCTAAACGCGATGCGTATGAAGAATGGAGCTGAGAGAATGTGTATGCATTCTCCTTCTGTCCAGCAGTTTATGGAAGGTGTCAAGCAGACCGTTCTCGCAAACAAACGTTGG GTTCCTCCTCCGGGAAAAGGCTCGTTGTATCTCAGACCGTTGTTGTTTGGAAGCGGAGCAAGCTTGGGTGTGTCTGCAGCATCAGAGTACACTTTTGTTGTGTTTGGCTCTCCTGTTCAAAACTATTTTAAG GAAGGCACAGCAGCCTTGAACCTCTACGTTGAGGAGGTGGTTCCACGCGCGTATATTGGAGGAACTGGTGCCGTTAAGGCCATTTCGAATTACGGTCCA GTGCTTGACGCGATGAGAAGAGCGAAAGCGAGAGGGTTTTCGGATGTATTGTATCTTGATGCAGAAACAAAGAAGAACATAGAAGAAGTTTCTGCTGCTAATATATTCCTTGTAAAG GGGAATACAATAGTAACTCCAGCTACAAATGGGACTATTCTCAGAGGGATCATACGAGAGAGCGTTATCGAAATTGCCCTTGATCTTGGTTATAAG GTGGAAGAACGAGTAGTTCCGGTAGAAGAAATAAAGGAAGCAGAAGAAGTTTTCTGCACCGGAACTGCCGCTGGAATTGCTTCTGTTGGAAGCATCACGTTTCAGAACACAAG GACTGAGTACAAAGTGGGAGATGGGCTAGTTACACAACAACTTCGATCTATTCTTGTCGGAATACAAACTGGTTCTATCCAAGACACTAAGCACTGGATTTTGGAAATTGACTAA
- the LOC106312016 gene encoding branched-chain-amino-acid aminotransferase 2, chloroplastic — protein MFKAISSLRKSLVLPLHSNIRTLQTFSKYNAQAASALREKPLYQDDEYADVDWDNLGFGLTPADYMYVMKCSKDGEFTQGELSRFGNIQLSPSAGVLNYGQAIYEGTKAYRKENGKLHLFRPDHNAVRMQLGAERMLMPSPSVDQFVDAVKQTAFANKRWVPPSGKGSLYIRPLLMGSGPVLGLGPSREYTFIVYASPVGNYFKEGIAALNLYVEEEYVRAAPGGAGGVKSITNYAPVLKALSRAKSRGFSDVLYLDSVKKKYLEEASSCNVFVIKGRTISTPATNGTILEGITRKSVMEIASDQGYEVVEKAVHVDEVMDADEVFCTGTAVGVAPVGTITYQDKRVKYETGDESVCQKLRSVLVGIQTGSIEDTKGWVTCIN, from the exons ATGTTTAAAGCAATCTCATCTCTGCGCAAAAGTCTGGTTCTACCTCTTCATTCAAATATTCGTACG CTACAAACTTTCTCTAAGTACAACGCACAAGCTGCCTCTGCCTTGCGAGAGAAACCTCTTTATCA AGATGATGAGTATGCTGATGTGGACTGGGACAATCTTGGGTTTGGTCTAACTCCAGCTGATTACATGTACGTCATGAAATGCTCAAAAGACGGTGAGTTCACTCAAGGTGAACTCAGTCGCTTTGGCAATATTCAGCTGAGTCCTTCTGCTGGTGTCTTAAACTATGGACAG GCGATATACGAAGGTACGAAAGCATATAGAAAAGAAAACGGGAAGCTGCATCTGTTTCGCCCTGATCACAACGCTGTCCGCATGCAGCTTGGAGCTGAAAGGATGCTCATGCCTTCTCCTTCGGTTGATCAGTTTGTTGATGCTGTTAAACAAACCGCTTTTGCAAATAAACGTTGG GTTCCTCCTTCAGGGAAAGGTTCTTTGTACATTAGGCCTCTGTTGATGGGAAGTGGTCCTGTTCTTGGTTTAGGACCTTCACGTGAATATACATTCATTGTCTATGCATCTCCTGTTGGTAACTACTTCAAG GAAGGTATTGCTGCTCTAAACCTCTATGTAGAGGAAGAGTATGTCCGTGCAGCTCCTGGTGGAGCTGGAGGAGTCAAGAGCATCACAAACTATGCACCA GTTTTGAAAGCACTGAGTAGAGCCAAGAGTCGTGGGTTTTCAGACGTCCTTTATCTAGACTCTGTCAAGAAGAAGTATCTTGAGGAAGCTTCTTCTTGTAACGTCTTTGTTATAAAG GGTCGGACAATCTCAACTCCTGCAACCAATGGGACTATTCTAGAGGGGATTACTCGGAAAAGTGTGATGGAGATCGCCAGTGATCAAGGTTATGAG GTAGTAGAGAAGGCAGTTCATGTGGATGAAGTAATGGATGCAGATGAAGTTTTCTGCACTGGAACAGCTGTAGGAGTTGCTCCTGTGGGTACTATAACATATCAGGACAAAAG AGTAAAATATGAAACTGGGGATGAATCTGTCTGCCAGAAGCTGCGTTCGGTTCTTGTCGGTATTCAGACAGGATCGATTGAAGATACCAAAGGATGGGTCACATGTATCAACTGA
- the LOC106312015 gene encoding CSC1-like protein At1g10090 has product MDVSALLTSAGINVGICVVLVSLYSILRKQPSNYCVYFGRMLSGGRVKRNDPRWYERFAPSPSWLVKAWETTEDEMLAAAGLDAVVFIRMVICSIRIFSVVAVVCISFVLPVNYYGPMMEHKEAHLEPLSIFTIENLNPRSRWLWVHCLSLYIISSAACALLYFEYKTIAKKRLAYIAASSSKPSHFTVLMRAVPQSPDQSYNETVREYFTNYYARSYLSHLMVYRDGIIQRLLNDAEKMRQAIKHVSPDVSCNPSLKSCNFCTGPGPTNSFKILSDEAGGVQKLELGELTLTTTEEERPVAFVFFKTRYDALVASEVLQTSNPMLWVADLAPEPHDVYWKNLKVPYRQLWMRKIATLVGAVAFMFVFLLPVAGIQGLTQLKTLSKNFPFLRPLLKRDIMNRVITGYLPSVILVLFFYTVPPLMMYFSTLEGCISRSLRKRSACIRVVYFTIWNVFFVNILSGSVIRQLSIFSSVKDLPAQLAKAVPTQAGFFMTYCFTSGWAGLACEIIQPVGLIWNLISRVIVKNKDASYETLRFPYHIEIPRLLLFGLLGFTNSVIAPLILPFLLIYFFLAYLIYKNQIINVYITKYESGGQYWPIFHNTTIFSLILSQVIALGFFGLKLSTVASGFTVPLILLTLLFSEYCRQRFAPIFQKYPAEILIAMDRADEITGKMEELHNNLKAAYSQIPLCSQESSKAGCSPPCSDQELPASEQLKPENLEAEMIKAFQRSKSSHDLEVKSCPGGSPNRYSPGFAEIYKRT; this is encoded by the exons ATGGATGTTTCAGCGCTCTTAACCTCTGCTGGGATTAACGTCGGGATATGCGTAGTCCTTGTCTCGCTTTACTCCATCCTAAGGAAACAGCCCTCCAACTATTGCGTCTACTTTGGCCGGATGCTTTCCGGTGGAAGAGTTAAACGCAACGATCCTCGTTGGTACGAGAGGTTTGCTCCCTCTCCGAGTTGGCTCGTCAAGGCTTGGGAAACTACCGAGGACGAGATGTTGGCTGCTGCTGGTCTCGACGCTGTGGTCTTCATCAGGATGGTCATTTGCAGCATTCGTATCTTCTCAGTCGTTGCGGTTGTTTGCATTTCATTTGTTCTGCCTGTGAACTATTACGGACCGATGATGGAGCACAAGGAAGCTCATCTCGAGCCGTTGTCAATATTCACTATTGAAAACCTTAATCCACGCTCAAGATG GCTTTGGGTACATTGTCTATCACTGTACATCATATCCTCTGCGGCATGTGCTCTTCTTTACTTT GAGTATAAGACCATAGCCAAAAAGAGGCTGGCATATATCGCTGCATCTTCCTCAAAGCCAAGTCATTTTACAGTACTTATGCGTGCTGTTCCTCAGTCTCCTGACCAATCTTACAACGAAACTGTGAGAGAATACTTCACAAATTACTATGCACGAAGCTATTTGTCGCACCTCATGGTCTACCGTGATGGCATCATTCAGAGACTGCTG AATGATGCCGAGAAGATGCGTCAGGCAATAAAACATGTTTCTCCTGATGTAAGCTGTAATCCTAGTTTGAAGTCATGCAACTTTTGTACAGGACCTGGACCCACAAACTCTTTTAAAATCCTCTCTGACGAGGCAGGCGGTGTTCAAAAACTGGAGCTTGGTGAGTTGACTCTGACTACGACCGAGGAA GAACGTCCCGTTGCTTTTGTGTTTTTCAAGACTCGTTATGATGCTCTTGTTGCTTCGGAGGTTCTTCAAACATCAAATCCTATGCTATGGGTGGCAGACTTGGCTCCAGAGCCTCATGATGTCTACTGGAAAAACCTGAAAGTACCTTATCGCCAACTTTGGATGCGGAAGATAGCAACCCTTGTTGGTGCCGTTGCCTTCATGTTTGTGTTTCTTCTTCCTGTTGCTGGCATTCAGGGGTTGACTCAACTAAAGACACTATCCAAGAACTTTCCCTTTCTAAGACCCCTCTTGAAAAG GGATATTATGAACCGGGTGATCACAGGGTACTTACCAAGTGTGATACTGGTTCTATTCTTTTATACCGTTCCACCATTGATGATGTACTTCTCAACCTTGGAGGGATGTATCTCCAGGAGTCTGAGAAAGAGAAGTGCATGTATCAGAGTTGTCTACTTCACCATCTGGAATGTGTTCTTCGTCAATATCCTATCAGGCTCTGTGATCAGGCAGTTGAGCATCTTCTCTAGTGTCAAGGACTTGCCTGCACAACTTGCTAAAGCAGTTCCAACACAG GCTGGCTTCTTCATGACTTACTGTTTCACGTCTGGTTGGGCTGGTTTGGCATGTGAGATCATACAACCTGTGGGTCTTATATGGAACCTTATATCGAGAGTTATTGTCAAGAACAAAGATGCATCTTATGAAACACTTAGGTTCCCTTACCATATTGAAATCCCCCGGCTGCTCTTGTTCGGTCTCCTCGGTTTCACCAACTCTGTCATAGCGCCTTTGATACTACCGTTCCTGCTCATCTACTTCTTTCTAGCCTATCTTATATATAAGAATCAG ATAATCAACGTCTATATTACAAAGTATGAAAGCGGGGGACAGTACTGGCCTATCTTCCACAACACTACAATCTTTTCGCTGATCTTGTCTCAAGTTATAGCTTTAGGATTCTTCGGTTTAAAGCTATCAACGGTTGCTTCAGGTTTCACCGTTCCTTTGATTCTTCTCACCCTTCTGTTTAGTGAGTATTGCCGGCAGAGGTTTGCTCCTATATTTCAGAAATATCCAGCCGAG ATTCTTATCGCTATGGACAGAGCAGATGAGATCACAGGAAAGATGGAAGAGTTACATAACAACTTGAAAGCTGCTTACTCTCAGATACCATTGTGTTCTCAAGAATCTAGCAAAGCTGGTTGCAGTCCTCCTTGCTCGGATCAGGAGTTACCAGCTTCCGAGCAGCTGAAGCCGGAGAATCTCGAAGCAGAAATGATAAAAGCGTTTCAGAGAAGTAAATCTAGTCATGATCTTGAGGTGAAGTCTTGTCCCGGTGGCTCTCCAAATCGTTATTCTCCAGGATTTGCTGAGATATATAAACGAACATAA
- the LOC106310175 gene encoding transcription factor bHLH74-like isoform X2 → MGGENNEDWDPVVSGGGFSSSHYTSMVMDNPGMSCFPHYQTGSGYPDMPPSLLPFGDCVGGGPVLGSDKKGESVGRLIRAGESHQVSDDVVLGASPSRKRRQLEAESSQRNKKAVEEFLEEPQRGSDQSQKKHKNDQSKEKESSQSEEAPEKNYIHMRARRGQATNSHSLAERVRREKISERMRLLQELVPGCNKITGKAVMLDEIINYVQSLQQQVEFLSMKLATVNPELNIDIDRILAKDLMQSRDVSSTPTLGLNPFSGFQGTIPNVPTTTNPQYNPLHQTTLESELQSLYQMGFVSNPSTMSSFSPNNGRLKPEL, encoded by the exons ATGGGTGGTGAGAATAATGAAG ATTGGGATCCAGTTGTCAGTGGTGGTGGCTTCTCAAGCTCACATTACACTTCAATGGTGATGGACAATCCAGGGATGAGTTGCTTCCCTCATTACCAGACCGGTTCTGGTTATCCAGACATGCCTCCCAGTCTACTTCCTTTTGGTGATTGTGTAGGTGGTGGTCCGGTTCTTGGTTCAGACAAGAAAGGGGAAAGTGTTGGAAGATTGATCAGAGCTGGAGAGTCACATCAGGTTTCAGATGATGTTGTTCTTGGTGCTTCTCCATCTAGAAAAAGAAGGCAACTCGAAGCCGAATCATCACAAAGGAACAAG AAAGCTGTGGAGGAGTTTCTAGAAGAACCTCAAAGGGGAAGTGATCAGAGCCAGAAGAAACACAAAAATGATCAGAGTAAAGAGAAGGAGAGCTCACAGAGCGAAGAAGCACCAGAAAAAAACTACATTCATATGAGGGCAAGAAGAGGTCAAGCTACTAATAGTCACAGTCTTGCAGAGAGG GTTAGAAGAGAAAAGATCAGTGAAAGGATGAGACTGCTTCAAGAGCTTGTTCCAGGATGCAACAAG ATCACTGGGAAAGCGGTTATGCTCGATGAGATCATCAACTATGTTCAGTCATTGCAACAACAAGTTGAG TTTTTGTCTATGAAACTCGCCACGGTGAATCCAGAACTCAACATTGACATAGACAGGATTCTTGCCAAAGAT CTTATGCAATCAAGAGATGTAAGTAGTACTCCTACGCTGGGGCTGAATCCTTTCAGTGGTTTTCAAGGGACGATACCGAACGTTCCTACCACCACAAATCCACAATACAACCCATTACATCAG ACAACACTAGAGAGTGAACTACAGAGCCTCTACCAAATGGGGTTCGTCTCAAACCCATCGACTATGTCTAGTTTCTCACCTAATAATG GTCGTTTGAAACCAGAGCTCTAG
- the LOC106310175 gene encoding transcription factor bHLH74-like isoform X1: MGGENNEGEMKFKHVDDESGVSRVGVTSTDHFFSSVDWDPVVSGGGFSSSHYTSMVMDNPGMSCFPHYQTGSGYPDMPPSLLPFGDCVGGGPVLGSDKKGESVGRLIRAGESHQVSDDVVLGASPSRKRRQLEAESSQRNKKAVEEFLEEPQRGSDQSQKKHKNDQSKEKESSQSEEAPEKNYIHMRARRGQATNSHSLAERVRREKISERMRLLQELVPGCNKITGKAVMLDEIINYVQSLQQQVEFLSMKLATVNPELNIDIDRILAKDLMQSRDVSSTPTLGLNPFSGFQGTIPNVPTTTNPQYNPLHQTTLESELQSLYQMGFVSNPSTMSSFSPNNGRLKPEL, from the exons ATGGGTGGTGAGAATAATGAAGGTGAGATGAAGTTTAAACATGTAGATGATGAGAGTGGGGTCTCTAGAGTTGGAGTTACATCAACAGATCATTTCTTCTCTTCTGTAGATTGGGATCCAGTTGTCAGTGGTGGTGGCTTCTCAAGCTCACATTACACTTCAATGGTGATGGACAATCCAGGGATGAGTTGCTTCCCTCATTACCAGACCGGTTCTGGTTATCCAGACATGCCTCCCAGTCTACTTCCTTTTGGTGATTGTGTAGGTGGTGGTCCGGTTCTTGGTTCAGACAAGAAAGGGGAAAGTGTTGGAAGATTGATCAGAGCTGGAGAGTCACATCAGGTTTCAGATGATGTTGTTCTTGGTGCTTCTCCATCTAGAAAAAGAAGGCAACTCGAAGCCGAATCATCACAAAGGAACAAG AAAGCTGTGGAGGAGTTTCTAGAAGAACCTCAAAGGGGAAGTGATCAGAGCCAGAAGAAACACAAAAATGATCAGAGTAAAGAGAAGGAGAGCTCACAGAGCGAAGAAGCACCAGAAAAAAACTACATTCATATGAGGGCAAGAAGAGGTCAAGCTACTAATAGTCACAGTCTTGCAGAGAGG GTTAGAAGAGAAAAGATCAGTGAAAGGATGAGACTGCTTCAAGAGCTTGTTCCAGGATGCAACAAG ATCACTGGGAAAGCGGTTATGCTCGATGAGATCATCAACTATGTTCAGTCATTGCAACAACAAGTTGAG TTTTTGTCTATGAAACTCGCCACGGTGAATCCAGAACTCAACATTGACATAGACAGGATTCTTGCCAAAGAT CTTATGCAATCAAGAGATGTAAGTAGTACTCCTACGCTGGGGCTGAATCCTTTCAGTGGTTTTCAAGGGACGATACCGAACGTTCCTACCACCACAAATCCACAATACAACCCATTACATCAG ACAACACTAGAGAGTGAACTACAGAGCCTCTACCAAATGGGGTTCGTCTCAAACCCATCGACTATGTCTAGTTTCTCACCTAATAATG GTCGTTTGAAACCAGAGCTCTAG